One Glycine max cultivar Williams 82 chromosome 6, Glycine_max_v4.0, whole genome shotgun sequence DNA segment encodes these proteins:
- the LOC100786904 gene encoding PRA1 family protein B4, which yields MLALSLITHSFSLFVLFGLLASWSFLYLFLPSDQPVVLFERTFVILLTSVGSLLISALMVGLAIVCAYGAFRVPEDLFLDDQEPNSSGFLSFLGSAATSAAAAAVARV from the coding sequence ATGCTTGCGCTTTCGCTCATCACGCATTCGTTCTCGCTATTCGTCCTCTTCGGTCTCCTCGCGTCGTGGTCGTTCCTTTATCTCTTTCTCCCTTCGGATCAGCCTGTCGTCCTCTTCGAACGCACCTTTGTCATTTTGCTCACCAGTGTTGGATCCTTGTTGATCTCTGCCCTCATGGTTGGATTGGCGATCGTGTGCGCTTACGGGGCTTTTCGCGTTCCCGAGGATCTGTTTCTCGACGATCAGGAGCCTAACAGCTCCGGATTCCTCTCGTTCCTCGGCAGCGCCGCCACTTCTGCCGCCGCAGCGGCAGTCGCGCGCGTGTAA